In the genome of Haliaeetus albicilla chromosome W, bHalAlb1.1, whole genome shotgun sequence, the window TGAGCATTGAAAAGTAGAAAAACTGATAACTTCGCAGATATAAAATCCCTATCCTGAGTAGAACATGGTGCCTTCATTCACTTATGtgccacagaaaaagaaacttcaggTACCAATTCACATGTGCTGTGGTTCAGCTTTCAAACCAGTGGGTGCAAGTGAAATGTATCCATTCAGAACACTTTAATGTCATTCACGCTTCTTTCTACTTGAGATAATATCACTGAATATTAACAGCAGCATGTTTTATTCTAAAATTTTCTGCTTCAGCACATCAAGCAAAGTAAACTTTGTGTAGATGCTCAACTTTCTGCTATTTTTGCTCTAATGAAAGCAAATATGTATACCGGATGCAAAACACTGTGTTTACATTAAATCAGTACAAATAAATGGCAATTTTAAGCACTATTTAATCATCACACCGAGTGCAAATATACATCTACAGTTGCACACAGGAACAACACAAGTGAAATTTGTAAACAttgtatatttaaaattctgtgaTTGCAAAGGTGTATCATATTTAAAGTACTTTGGATGGTGTGTCCTTTATCACACAGGCCAACCATAGTCACTATTCTGtaagttacatttttttattcaacTGAGTAAAATCTCCGGATAAAACCGGGCAGATCTTCATTTAAAGGTATCGCTACATTCATTACATTCATTAGCAAACTACTGAGGGTGAGTTGCCGACTCGAAAACCACAGCTCTGTGTAAAGCGCGGCGACCGCTGCAGCGCCCGCCCGAGGCTCGTTGCCCTCACTGTTTGCGGTGCAATCGCTTCTGCCGCGCTtgtcccttctcttctccagcctccaggaacggaaaaaaaaaacccgctAATACCcgttttcaaagagaaaaaggcGAGCGTGCCGCCGGGCGGGGGTGCCCCGCCAGCCTCACGCTGCGGCAGGCCCCGCTCTGCCGCGCCCGGGACACGCGTGGACGGGTTCGcgggggtcggggggggtcTCAGCGCGGCACCCAGCGGAAGCGGTACCCGCCGGCGGCGGTGCGGAGGGTGAAGGCGTTGCCCTGCGGGAAGGCCAGGGTGCGGATGCCGCCCGCCTCCCCCAGCGCCGCCCGCAGGCTGCCGCCTCCCTCCAGCCTCCCGCCGCCCGGGTGCGGTGCGGCACGGCTGGTGCGCAGCCCGCGGAAGGTGCCGAGCAGGCGCGTGGCCGGCCGCGGGTGCTTGGCCGTGGGGCTGCTCCCCGGGCTGGCCACCAGGCTCCGCAGGGCGGCACGGCACTTCGACACCTTCCGCAGCATGGCGTCCACGCCCGCTGCCTCCTCCCACGGCTCCGGCCGCCCGCGCCTGCCCCAGCTACcggccgaggaggaggaggaggaggaagggccaCCCCGTCAGCGCACTGCGGGAGCAGCGCGACTTCCACGAGCTGCGCCGCATCGCGCATCCCCGGGGGTCTGCGACGCGCCACTCCACACTGCCCTGCCCCACACTGCACAGCCTGCCCCGCCTCACACCGCACCACACTGCCCTGCACTGCTCCTTCCTGCACCGCAccaccccatcccatcccacaccactgatatagagaacgaactgctaattgcttaatgattgtctctctgtaactttacataccaaagactggtgttcgtcaaggattaagcctgtcagaggctggtacttgggagtgatgagcaagaaggaaccatgaacaatcacaaaacttaattaaatgtttgatgaatttacgatcttgtcgagaaggcacaagtagaggccttgcttgaatagatagggccagaaaagataagaactcctgcctttgttctcgtccttgtagataatttagcttaaactaaccatatggttttacactactaatgaaaacttagataataagagcactaacaagcactgatgtatcaaaacatgtaaaagaccatactgcacagaatcacctgaggagggtcaaatagcggacaagtgaggaagactatggaagaccaccagagaccttcaatgcgcctgcgtaaaggacatttgcatatgctaatagtttccccgaaaactaatgaatatgtataacatttctcggaaatctagtgaatatgtatgtagaacatgtacttaacctgcacacTTAGACctgacggtgtgcacgataggtggagcgatcccccgtgcatccagcgctgccaataaagaatacctacttaatagttaatcaaactattgagtcaaTTTCTCTGAATCACCACCCtgccccaaaccaaaccatgcTGTCCTCCACTGCCCTGCTCCGTCCCACACTGCTTTACCCCACCCCACACTACCCCGATCCACACTGCCCtgatccagcctgtcctgcACCACCCCACCCACACCACGCACCACCTTGCCCTGCCCCACACCACCTTGTCCTGCACCACACTGCaccaccccatcccaccccacacCTCCTTACACCCACCCTGCATGGCCCTTGGCCTCACCCTGCACCCTGTCCCCCACTGCACCCCCACACCGCTCTGTCACCCAGGGACCAGCTGGGCCATGGAGCAGCCAGGCCAGATGGGGCAGCAGCACTCATGTGAAGGACGGCAGCCAGCTGCCTGGCCTGGCTTGccagctccttcagctgcaTGTTGCTCTCTCGCAGCGTCGCCAGCTCTTCCTGCCTCTGTGCGAGGGTCTTCTGCAGCTGTGAAGGACAAGTGGGGATAGGGCAGTCAGGACAGCCCCACtgtccaggggctgggggatgctgtcccgatccaatgtcagggaaggttttgatatgatcccaagagcaagattaagatacaaacgaggtcaaatgccgtatacccagaagagtttttattatcaaaagtatcaaaagtgaaaaatagtggcgataggatagaatggaagaaaaggtagaaattaagcaagcagtcgggataggattgctaggatagtcaccaccacggatccagcaGCGTCCCGCTGGTCCTCAGGCAAGCAGTCAGTGGTGGGAGTTGCAAGGATGGTCACCACCACAGGTCCAGcagcgtcccgttggtcctcaatCTTCAATTCTTCGGTGGTGGGGAAAAAGCCCCCTGGCTTGTCTCTATgggtttttatagggcatatttcgatgATGTCATGTGCTGCAGGTTTTGTCTATCACAGGACCTTCCATGATCGACAttagaaaccagtatcttatcagctccagccccgtttcctcccctggatgcctcaatggcctggtaatcgtccttatggacagaagagtgtcctgcttaaacaggccatctcagagacaaagggctcgagataaacagttcacagttcctcgagatgacagtccagtccctcacacctaacaatctttgagacaaacgGCTCGAGATAACAATTCCATCTCTTACAGATGCTCACAGTGGAGCTGCACAACCACCTCAGTGGAATGTGAGGGTGAGAAACCCAGCGCAGGCCCTTGGGGAGGGCTTGGGGGTCCCTACCTGGCTGTTTGCCTCCAGGGCATCTCCCAGTGCTTTCTGGTGCTGGTCCGCCAGGTCCTTCCAGCATGGCTCTGGGGAAGGCTGGCACTTGCGGGGGGCATCTGCACCAGCGcgctgctctccagctgcagggtgCAGGGGTCAAAGGCCACCTCCTCGCCAAGTGAGAAATCAAAGTCAGCGCAGTCCAGTGGTGGTAGCATTAAGGTGGATACATCTGGAGGGAAAAGCCACAGGTGTTAGGGCAGAGGAGGTTTTCAcatcctctctcccccccccaagcctAGCAACTACATCCTGGTTCTAAGCATCTCCCCGAGCCGGTATGTCCCGACATGCTTTTACTCTACTGCAGCAGCTGTGCACCCTAAACCTGTTTGGATTTCATTTCTATGACTGAACACAGCATGACTGCTGATGTGCACATGCAGGCATGTTTGGATCAGGTAAGGAAAAACATCTATTTGCCAGATAAAATCATCGACAGCATCTCTGAACCCCTGGAAATCAAACTCTGGTCCATCCTGGAAGCCAGGACCCTGGGAGGGGCAAAGGAAATGTGCCTGTGAGCAGAGCCCAGGGCTTAGGCCTGACCGCACTGCCCACCACTGCCCTGAGTGCTCTGACACCGACTGCTGCCTGTGCCcctgtggtggtgcatttcttccccctctctgggcTGATCTACAAACTCAGGAAGTCTCactaggccttagcataagtgtaatgagtcAGACAGTTAAGTGTCCCTTGACTGTACCTGGAACTCTCACACAGCTAAGACAGGGAGTCATGTGGACTGTCTCAAGGACTCCCGCTGTCtggtgaaaatgaaaaaaaatgaaagtagagATAATTTGTTGTCTCCTGACAACCTTGAGACATATCCCCAATCCTCCCCTGACAACCTTGGAGCATCCCGTATCTGAATCTTAAGTCATTCTCCGACAGCCCCAGAGTCTTCCTTATCTGAATTGTAATTCACATGAAATGGTACCAGTGCAGCTGGAATCCCAGTAATTTCCTGATGactaaagccaatcatctcCTGAACCTATAAGCAGTGGTATACTAAGtgagaccctttgagctctcctgcaccaCAGCAGGCtgcgaccagcatctccctctgagtgggacacctctcagagcttgcaaactttcctgtttgtgaAAATCAGAGGTCTGTCACTGAAATCTGATGAGATTTGGGCTGATACTCTCTGCTCCTTGAGGCTCGACCCTTTGCCCATTGAGAAAGACGCCGAAGTATTCAacgtgaatattttcactgaactgaaggggaatttttaacagataTACCTCTTTTATTTGCTCATATGTATATCTCTCAGTGCctttatgcatgtgtgtgtgtgcactaacctgaatattctatagcaagtatattacaagttattgcttttcaaatctatacttaaattactgtcatgAACTTTATTCAACTGTAAATGAATCTCAGGCTGTTATTGtactcataatccctttagacataaaccgttgcccaagtctgggactaggaatcgatccagccacacctagactccgacaggagtttagaaagcaagggggtcttctctgaacctcgtgactccatgggagggtctcccttaccctttttACATTCCCGATCTCTGTACAAATCATGagaaatcaattctaactcaatttttctttgtatatttctcttttttaaccTATTGCATTTTTGGTCTCTGTATACCTAATTTTAGTCtgattctaacttaattttcctgtgtgcatttcatccatgtactaagtaatagagtgaaccttgccattgaattctgtgaagttgtacttttatataaattcctattaaatcatttttcttttgctaatacCATTGGAAGTGATTCTTTAAGTGGTTCAAACCACTCCATTTCGCAACAGCCCTGCCACCTCCCCACGGCCCCAGCACCCCGGGgtgcctgtcccctgccctgccctcgtCGTCCCCCACCTGGCATGGGCCTCAGGGAGGACAGGGTGGGTCACAGGCCCATGGGTCCTGGGTCACAGGTTGAAAGTGCCTCGTCATCTGCAGGGATGCAGGCCCCCAGGCCCCTGAGCCAGCTCCTCAGGGACTGCCTGAAGTGGACAGCTCTGCCGGCATCTGCCTGAACCCCCTCCCACCTGCCAGGTGCCccacagggctgctgctgctgctgaagagctgAACCAAAGGACAGTGCTTAGCAAACCTCCCGGGCGCCTTACAAACGTGCTGACAAACATGTCTAACATGAGGTGAGATGAGACACTGTCCTCCACCGTGCCCATTTCACAGGTGGGAAGCCTGAGGCCAGGCAGGCTGCCAGCACCCATCAGCTTGAGGGGGTCACCCCCCCGGGGCCACGGGGGGCCTGCCCCAGCCGGGGGGTTAcctgctgtggggcagcagggccagccagggcagcaggaaggaTGGGGGCACACACTGCCAAATCCTGCCAGTCAATGGTGGTGAGGGCTGGGGACAGTGAGAGACAGCGGTGAGTAGCCCGGGCAGGGATGGGCATGGCCGGGGGAgtcatggtggtggtggtgggagcaCAGGCGTGGGGCATCCTCGAGGGGCACGGCTGGGGGATGCAGGGCTGGCGAGCACAGTGGGGGGCACGGCGGGGGAGCACGGCCGGGAGAGGGCGCGGCGGAGGGCAACGGTGGGGCTGTCTCGGCCGGGGTGGGCAGGGCTCTCCGCCGCGGACAGCCTCACCgagggcggggccggcggggcgcCGCTGCAGcacgggcggggcgggggcgcaCGGGTGCTCAGCGCCGCTGGGGGGCCCCTCGCCGtccccccgccgggccgggctggcTTCTTGgcgaggcgggcgggcgggcccTGGACCCTGTTGGGGCAGATGCTGCCGAAGGCCCGGCAGCGGCCACCCTGCTCCGTGTTGCCGCGACGCCCCCGGCTCCGGCGGGCGCCCTCCGCCCCGCTCGGCACCGACCCACGGGCAGGGGCGCGGGCGCGCAGCGGGGGCGTGGGGGGCTGGGGTCATGCTGCGGGCTGCCCGCCCGTCCGCCTTCCCTCTGCCGGGGTGCGGAAAcctcccgccgcctccccggcGGCTCCCGCGCCCGCGGGGCCGGGAGGGACTGTCCCGGATGGAAACCCGAGGAGCTGCTGGTGGGCGAAGGCTCCCGCTGCCGAGGGCCCTTTGCCGGGGGGGGGAGCCCGGCGGGGAAAGCGAGCCACTCTCGTAGCTCCCCTCTCTGCCAAGGCAGGGTCCCTCTACTACGCTTTCTTGACGATGCCTGCCTAATCTGTGTAGGGCACCCCCTTCCCCGCCATGGAAAGCCCAAGGTGCCCAAGCATGCAGCGCTAAGGCTTTGTTATCTGTAGGCTCGTGAGCCCTGTTTCACCCCGAGCCAGTATCTTGTACTCCATCCCCTGTGGAGAGAGGGCAGGTCAATGCCCCCTCTCTGTACCTAGGAAGCACGTGCTCTCCCACAAGGCCCTCACCCCCAGCATGGCAGCAGGCCACCATCAGTGCTAAGGGGCCCAGCAGGCACCTTGCTCTGCCGGGGAAGAGCCGTGCTGGGCCCTGCGATAGGGGCTGGGGACACCGCTGCTACGGGGGCTGGGGATGCAGGCTGCCACAAGGATGGCAGGGAAGGTCAAGCTCTCTGCTGTACAGGTTAggaaggtgtcctggtttcagctgggatagagttaattttctttctagtagctggtatagtgttatgttttggattcagtatgagaagaatgttgacaacacactgatgttttcagttgttgctaagtagtgtttagtctaaagtgtcaaggatttttcagcttctcatgcccagccaacaagaaggctggaggggcacaagaagttgggaggggacacagccagggcagctgacccaaagtggccaacagggtattccataccatgtgacatcacatctagtatataaactgggaggagttggccgGGGGAGGCAGATCGGTGCTCAGGAACTAtctgggcattggtcagcaagtggtgagcaattgcattgtgcatcacttgttttgtatattccaattcgtttattattattattattattatcatcatcatcattattttcttcctttctgtcctattaaactgttcttatctcaactcacaagttttactttttttttcaattctctcccctatcccatTGGGTGGGGGAAGTGAACAAGCAGCTgtatggtgcttagttgctggctggggttaaaccacaacagaaggCCAAGCCATTGCTGGGGGTTGCGACCGGGACAGGTGAGGGGGTTTGGCAAAGACACTGCTATTGGGATGGGGGAGCAGGTGGGGCTGGTGTCCCAGGGCCCTGGGAAAGTCCAGGCTGCTACGACAGGAGAGCGCACAGCGCAGGATGGCAAAGCCCCTGCtactgggggaggagggaagccTACGGGGGTCTGAAGGGAGGCCAGGCCGCTGCTGTGGGGGATGaggtgggcgggggggggggggggggggggagtgtgaCAGGCCCCACTATGAGGGTCTGTGGGGAGGCCAGGTGCCCCTATAGGGTCCCAGGAGGAGGCCCGGCGGCACTATAGGTGCCTGTGGGAAGGCCGAGCCTCGCTATAGCAGGGGTGGGGGTGCGGGAACGGCTCTCACCTGCGGCCGCCTCAGCGCGCACCTCGCCATAAGATGGCGGCCGGCGCAaagcgcgcgcgcgcgcgcagGGAGGGGGAGGCGGTGCGCACCGCCCCCACCTGGCGTCACTCCGGCACTATAACATCATAGCGGCGTCCCTGCCGGTCCGCCACGGGCCTGGGAAGCTGGAGAAGGCAAGAGACGGTGCGGCTGCTCCACGGGACGGTGCCCAGTGCCCTCCCACCACGGGCAGCCCCGCCCTGCTGTCCCTCACACCGGCCATGCCGGCTGTCTCCATGTGCACCCACGCAAGGACACGTGTGAGTGCATTTGTGTGAAGAACTTGGTTCTCATAGTGTTGCTGAAGCAGTCTCAAACTACTCCCCATTACCTGACCAGGAGGAATATTAAGTCCCAGGGCCAGCAGAGTTTCCCAGGCACCTAGATGGCTTTCTGCAGGCTTACAGCCCTGCCATGGTTTGCCCAGAGGAGAGCTCACTGAGCAGGTGAGAGTACTGGCCCCACAGTGGGAACACACAGACAGCCAAGCCCCTCTGGACTTCCCTGCTAGGATCCTGCCCCATTCCTGCAGGGCTCCCACATCACACACAGCTGGTCTGTTTCTAACCAAGCAGGAGGGTTTGGGACCCTCTCCAAAGCATGACCTCAACTCAAGACCACCTTTATGCTAGGAGAAACTCTAGGTTCTAGCCCGACCAGGCAGGGCACAGATAACCCCTCTGAACAAGAAAGGACCAGCCACAGGCTCTGGCTTGCAGCAGCCACTCAGGTAAGCAGGACAAAGGCAAgagctgctccctcctcccaaCACAGGTATGGGAGAACTGCCTGGGGGAAAAGCCTCATCAGGCCAGATTCCCCTGGGCACAAGCAGCTCACATgaatggaaagaaacagcaggaagagCAAGTGCTGCAGCTCAGGGAAGACTGTGGGACTGGAAGAGATTTACTTGCCCTTGGCCCAAGGCTGAAACCACTGTACCAGGAGCCACCATCAATCTCCTACAAGCTGCCATGAGGTCTCCACAGTTCACTGCTTGGGGAAAACTACACGGGGATGGACAGCCAGTCTGTGCCATGGCTGCCCCCAGGAGAGGAAGAGACAACCCAGTTAGCATTTCAGGACTTTACTATGGTCCACAGTAAGAGcagaaagggatttttaaatatgttacaaaccaaaatgtatttcatgGAAGTGCAAGATTTGCAAACAGTGGCATATTAAGGAGTAGCATGGCTTCAATTTGGGGCTGACACAGTGCAGCCACAGAGCCAGGGTGCCCCTGAGAGCCTGCGACGTCACTCGCAGCATGCTCACGATGAGTGGGAAGATGCCAAGACAACAGGGTGCAagctgctgcagcctctcctgAGAGACACAAGGCCAGCAGGGTCCCTGGGGTTCTCTGTGCTCCACCATCACTCTGCCACAGGTTTTGCTTCCTTGGCCATTTCCAGCCGTGTCAGTATTTCATTCCACTGGACAAACTGCTTGGAGAGAAGCAAGATCTGGACATGGCTCTTAAGGAAAGAGATGTGGAAACTTCAGGGAAGAAACCAAGGTCAGAGCACAGCCTGAGACTGCCCTGGCAGCCCAACAGCACTGTTACAATCCCGATTCCTTGGGAGAGGAAGAGACCTGGGGCACCAGGCTGTAGAAAGCCTGCATGGACTCAAACCATCCAGACCTTGAGCCACTGCACAGCACCAAACACCGATGGGAGTCCAGGAAGCACTTCTGAACACTGCATAGCACTGCATTTCAAGGGGCTTTCTACAGAAAAGAGCAGAGCTCCCTACCCACTGTGGTTTTAGGATGTGTCTCAGCACTGGGATCCTAACATGGCTAGGATTAGCTGCTGTTTGGCTCAGGCAGGTCACAGAGACCAGCAGTCACCTGATAGAGATGCCAATGTCCAGCTGGCCAGCACGAGCTCTGCACCAGCACACAGGCTGTGCTGCTCCTTCATGCTGAGCTGCACTGTGAGTGGATCCAGCACAGAGGCTCTGGCTTGCAGGTGGCACCCTGCCCTTCCCATCTCAGAGAGATGGGCAGTTCTGGCCCTCATCTCTGCTCCCAAGAGGAGTATGACAGGGACACAGGCATCACCATGCCAGAAATGGCACTGGCCATTAAACCCAGGGCTGGGGATCACCTGCTTCCAACAACATCTGATGGGGCAAGGCAGCCCAGGAGACAGGCAGGCAGTTCAGTTGTGTCAGGCCCAAGGCTCAAAGGATACCATTTTGTTGTAGTCTTCAAGGAGCATCTTGACACTGTCAGTGAGATCTCGACGCTGTTCCTGTGAAGAGGGGAGCCTCAATGAGTGAGCAATAAATAAGCTGAAGGACATCTGTCCTCCCAGTCCCTGACAGCACAGGGGGAAACTCATCCAAGGCCAGTACTGAGATTAGTGCTCAGATGCTGGCTGTGGCCATTTGTTACAGCTGGAAGGGTTTCAACAGTCAAGAGAAAGGTTACAGAGAAACACCCAAGCCCATGAAGTGCCAAAGTCATGGGCTTTGCACTACTGCCTGCCTCTCCTCAGCACCCATACTTTGCTTGCCCCAGAACGGAAACTCACAGCAAAATGCTGAAAGGGGGCATTAGGCCCTGCCCAGGCATGCTcaaatggggaaggaaagggcaAAGAGACCAGGTGACAGTATCAACAGCCTTCCAGAGACTGGGACACTGGAGGAGCGCAATGCTTTACCTCAGTGTCTCAGTGAGAGGGGGAATGCCAGCTGGTTAAACCCACCACTGCTTATTAAGTGTCACCCAAACCTCTGTTTTGAGCAGGCTTATGGTAGGCAAAGCACTTTTCCAACTCAGACTCAGTTTTCAGAGATCCTGGCTAGTTCAACCCCCAAATTGCTTAAACCTCTTTAAAAACTGCAGCATGAATATCCTGgacaagatggaaaaaaacctgctataAATGAGCAATTCAAACAATTGCAAATACAGAGGTGTCAGTACAGCCACTAACAAGTGGTTCCTTCTCCCTGCTAGTCAAGGCTATCAAGAATATTCACGCTACCTGCTGCTGTATGCGGATTTGAGAGAGTCGCTGTAGTTTGGCTGCATGGTCAGGAACCGCTgaaagcacagaagagaaatccattttgtttgttttacatcaTGTGGGGATTAGTTACCAAAATAAAGACCATTCCTTCTCCATGAGCACATCACAGCAGAACTCCGCTCACTGAATGCAAGTGCCACATGCCACAAACACACCTTTTATACCATAAAAAAAACCTAGCTACAGTGTACATTAAATATCAAGTTTATTTGCTAACTGCTTCTGAATGGCATGAGTTAGGGGATGCCTGCATTGAGGGCTACTCAAGAGCTACATCAGAGTAAACTACTTGGATGAATGTTATGGCAAGCAATTAAAAAGGCATCTCTGCCTACACCAGAAGCAGGGACGTTCTGCTCATAAGCAGTAGGCAGGAGTGGCTCCACAGCCTGGTGACCATACACAGTGCTCACCCTCTTTGCCAAGCTGCAGGTCTCTAACCTGCTTCCTAACCTACTCTATCACATCCTTGGCCTTTGGTGCAGGAGCCACATTTCCACCCCACCAGTGCTGGGTGACAGCTACGGCACTCAGCAGTGCTCTGCATGACATTGCACGCTCCCGACAGAGGTCAGGCATGAGACTTTAGAGCAGCATGAGGGAGGAGCAGACATACCACTAAGTTTGTACCTACTTTACTCACACCAGGTTGTGTGCTTAGCTGTCCTCTCCTCAAGTCTGAggctcaagaaaaaaaaaacaaaaacagcaaGATAGGCAGCAGCTTGGGGGGTGACATTTGCAGCTTAAACTTGCAGAAGAACATGCATACCTTGGATACTGGCACTTTCCAAGATAGGCTGGAGGTTCTTCACCTGCTCCAGAAGGGCTGCTTGGGAAGGAATAACCTGCTCCTCTGATTGGGGAGGGACAAGAAGGAACATCAGTAGATACAAGACACTGCTTTGGCTTTTCATAAAGACTGGTGAGGTAACTTTGGATTAATGGGTACGAATTGGTTTTCTAAACCATTCACACCTAACACACCAGAGGACAGCTTGGCAAATATAAAGCATCTTGTAGCCAAAGCTAGAGCAAAGTCACAAAAACCTCCAACTGCAGACTCCAGTCTCCGAGGGGCAAGTGCTCTTAAACAGGTCAACCATAGCCCACCCCCCAAGGGTGGCTTGTCCCACTCCAAACTGATGATCAAAGAGCTGGGACTAACACTTGTATTCCAGCTTCCCTTTTCCAGCTGATCTAGCTATACAAaaagggggttttttattattttatttagactTTTGTGTTGTTCACCACTGGATTCTCATTCACACCAACTTAAGGCAGGAGAATCTCCAAGTTTCACTTGCAGACTATACCAATACAAGGCTGAACCAAATTCTTTGGGGCAAAAGAAGATAAGGCTATAAAGTGTTTAACATACATCCAAAGGTCTTCAATTTTTGTCACAGCCTAGAGAGTATTAGAAATGGGGTGAGGAAAACTGTTCTAGatccagtttttcttttcaagcttTTATTAATTCAGGGTTAAACTGATCAATATTAGAAAGATCAGAACTGATAAAACTGCAGCATGGACACTCACAAGGGAGCACTAAGGGTGACAGACATCCTTGTACAAACCATCTCTCTGAGAGCTCTAAAGAGGGTGCCTTGCCATATCTTTAcaactaaagaaaagaaatccatcCCAATCCAGTTTATATAAAAGACAACTTTTGCAGtgctaaaaaacccccaccaaccCTGTCTCCTCTCATTTCATGCCATACCTGCCAAGATGAATTGCAACTTCATGGCATCTGGAACAGCCATCCTATCAATGTACTGAGGGTCAAGGTATTTTATTACATCTTCAACTAGAGTGAAAAATAGGTTTGGAGACAAGTAGTAGGGGATATATTATTGCCTTTACAGGTGCAATCCCCCCCCGTGCTATACATCAGGTTACTTTGTAAACACTGCCCATTTAGGGTCATTTTTGTTCAGATTCATGAATTTCTAAAGCACTCAAAAACAGGTGACTTTGGAACACCGTGACCAAGAACTTGCAAATGGCTCAAGCCAAGTAACTGTTTCGTTACAGACACCTGCaatgcttgctttttatttggcTAACAATATTAGAGGTGAGTGAAATCTGCTTCTTCCTGCCcttgaaacaaaaccaggaaatagCCCTCCATCCTGATCCTTAAAATTATCTACAAATACACAGTTTACATGTTTATACCAAACAGCCACCGCAG includes:
- the DCTN3 gene encoding dynactin subunit 3 — protein: MAVGLVELRRLQWRLEELEQRVGDGTCGPRKVADELVKVQVALSNIAGKRERIKILFKKIEDVIKYLDPQYIDRMAVPDAMKLQFILAEEQVIPSQAALLEQVKNLQPILESASIQAVPDHAAKLQRLSQIRIQQQEQRRDLTDSVKMLLEDYNKMILLLSKQFVQWNEILTRLEMAKEAKPVAE
- the LOC138683459 gene encoding LOW QUALITY PROTEIN: multicilin-like (The sequence of the model RefSeq protein was modified relative to this genomic sequence to represent the inferred CDS: deleted 4 bases in 2 codons); the encoded protein is MLPPLDCADFDFSLGEEVAFDPCTLQLESSALVQMPPASASSPEPCWKDLADQHQKALGDALEANSQLQKTLAQRQEELATLRESNMQLKELASQARQLAALVEVALLPQCADGVALPPPPPPRPVAGAGAGGRSREEAAGVDAMLRKVSKCRAALRSLVASPGSSPTAKHPRPATRLLGTFRGLRTSRAAPHPGGGRLEGGGSLRAALGEAGGIRTLAFPQGNAFTLRTAAGGYRFRWVPR